Proteins found in one Deltaproteobacteria bacterium genomic segment:
- a CDS encoding FAD-dependent oxidoreductase, which produces MDDKSVLIVGGGIDGVSAALERAKNGEQATIVEKFPTLGAERIPRDRLIKPGEAFINPDLDAVRHHDSIRILTYSDLKKVKKDNGKIQARVLKHSLRVDNTKCTDCKACIKVCPVNMFDDFDEGFTFRTAVDYFNPATGEYNIFKEDMPVCQRSCPVNLDIRTYVGQIADGNYLDSLATIRDRLPLPGSIGRVCPHPCETACNRQYLDEPISICFLKRFVADVELNKGIEPVYEVPEKKYPEKIAIIGAGPAGLTCAYHLARKGYQHITIYETLPVPGGYLWVGIPEYRLPKKLLKREVDLIAGMGIDIRYNTRVGEDVSFEDLRKDNDALFIGAGCHRGLKLRVPGEDEYEGKGIVDCVTFLREQALGKPFDVKGKLIVIGGGNAAIDSARVGWRMGFDEVYILYRRTKKEMPANPWEIDAAEHEGVILQYLAAPVEILGKDGRVSGMKCIKMELGEPDASGRRRPVAIQGSEYVIDAQTIVPAISQGTNLDFLGEDHGIDINRWNTFDIDPETGETNVPGVFAGGDVVTGPDIAIRAVAAGKKAADGIHTYLRSK; this is translated from the coding sequence GTGGATGATAAAAGCGTATTGATTGTGGGTGGAGGGATCGATGGGGTCAGCGCGGCCCTTGAAAGGGCAAAAAACGGGGAACAGGCGACCATCGTGGAAAAATTTCCCACTCTCGGCGCCGAGCGGATCCCCAGAGACCGGCTCATCAAACCCGGAGAGGCGTTTATCAATCCGGATTTGGACGCCGTGCGTCATCACGATAGTATCAGGATCCTGACCTACAGCGACCTAAAGAAGGTCAAAAAGGATAACGGGAAGATTCAGGCCCGCGTTCTGAAGCATAGCCTTAGAGTGGACAATACCAAGTGCACCGACTGCAAGGCCTGCATCAAGGTCTGCCCTGTCAACATGTTTGATGATTTTGACGAAGGGTTTACGTTCCGGACGGCGGTGGATTATTTTAATCCGGCCACGGGCGAGTACAACATATTTAAAGAAGACATGCCCGTCTGCCAGCGAAGTTGTCCGGTCAATCTGGACATCCGGACCTATGTCGGTCAAATCGCCGACGGGAACTATCTCGACTCTTTGGCCACCATCAGGGACCGGCTTCCTCTTCCGGGAAGCATCGGCCGGGTCTGTCCTCACCCTTGTGAGACGGCCTGCAACCGGCAATACCTGGATGAACCGATCAGCATCTGTTTCCTGAAGCGGTTCGTAGCGGATGTGGAGCTGAACAAAGGGATTGAGCCGGTCTATGAAGTCCCTGAAAAGAAATACCCCGAGAAGATCGCCATAATCGGGGCCGGGCCCGCGGGCCTGACCTGCGCCTATCACCTGGCACGAAAAGGATATCAACATATTACCATTTACGAAACACTCCCCGTGCCGGGGGGCTACCTCTGGGTGGGAATCCCGGAATACCGGCTTCCCAAAAAACTCCTGAAACGTGAAGTGGACCTTATTGCCGGTATGGGCATTGATATCCGCTACAACACCCGCGTAGGTGAAGACGTCTCTTTTGAAGATCTCAGAAAAGACAACGACGCCCTGTTTATCGGAGCGGGCTGTCACCGCGGGCTTAAGCTTCGGGTGCCCGGCGAAGATGAATATGAGGGCAAGGGGATTGTGGACTGCGTCACCTTTTTGAGAGAGCAGGCCCTTGGAAAACCCTTTGATGTCAAAGGCAAACTCATCGTGATCGGCGGCGGAAACGCGGCCATCGACTCGGCGCGGGTGGGATGGCGGATGGGTTTTGACGAGGTGTACATCCTTTATCGACGGACCAAGAAGGAGATGCCCGCCAATCCGTGGGAAATCGACGCAGCCGAACACGAGGGGGTCATCCTCCAGTATCTGGCTGCTCCTGTTGAGATATTGGGAAAAGATGGGCGGGTCTCGGGCATGAAGTGCATCAAGATGGAACTGGGAGAGCCCGATGCCTCCGGGCGGCGCAGGCCTGTAGCCATTCAAGGTTCGGAATACGTCATTGATGCGCAGACCATTGTGCCGGCCATCAGCCAGGGCACCAACCTTGATTTCTTAGGCGAAGATCATGGGATTGACATCAATCGCTGGAATACATTTGACATCGATCCGGAAACAGGAGAAACCAATGTCCCGGGCGTTTTTGCGGGCGGAGACGTGGTAACCGGTCCTGATATCGCCATTCGTGCAGTTGCTGCGGGCAAGAAGGCGGCAGACGGCATTCATACCTATCTCAGGAGCAAATAG
- a CDS encoding CoB--CoM heterodisulfide reductase iron-sulfur subunit A family protein produces MQSSLDLADMGIKVHLVEKLPSIGGKMAQLDKTFPTNDCAIUILSPKMLDVGRHPNIELLAYSEVEKVEGEAGDFRVTVRRKARYVKEDRCTGCGACAEKCPTVVPDAFNEGLGNRRAIYSLFAQGIPSTHTIDPDHCRQLNGKKCGICAKTCQAEAIDFDQKDRIVELDVGAIIIAAGYDVFDPSQIPEYRYREIPNVVTAIEFERLLSASGPTGGHLDRPSDRAVEAEIEELEKSANKSQKVLSKLEEKYGESSAAFYEKYQSGAYPDDEDRKKWADKYAAHLAVVEPLEALKKKAEGFDVAKRLAFIQCVGSRDFRFYPFCSGYCCMHSIKEAIIAHEHGPETTSTIFGMDIRAVGKGFEEYKIRGGNHSNITYVRGRVAEIAEGPDNNPVVIYEDTRERKVKRQEFDMVILATACAPSKGIAALAETVGVELDKYSFLKTSPLSPVDTTTPGIFVCGCAESPMDVPESVAQASSAAERAAEIAFQPDLEKEKAVA; encoded by the coding sequence ATGCAGTCGTCGCTGGACCTGGCCGACATGGGCATCAAGGTCCACCTGGTGGAAAAGCTCCCCAGCATCGGCGGCAAGATGGCCCAATTGGACAAGACCTTTCCCACCAACGACTGTGCCATCTGAATACTCTCGCCCAAGATGCTGGATGTCGGTCGACATCCCAACATTGAACTTCTGGCCTACAGCGAAGTCGAGAAGGTCGAAGGGGAGGCAGGGGATTTCAGGGTCACGGTCCGCAGAAAGGCCCGCTATGTCAAGGAAGACCGATGCACCGGCTGCGGGGCGTGTGCGGAGAAATGTCCCACGGTGGTGCCCGATGCCTTCAACGAGGGCTTGGGAAACCGAAGGGCCATCTACAGCCTTTTTGCCCAGGGCATACCCTCAACCCACACCATTGATCCGGACCATTGCCGGCAGTTGAACGGCAAGAAATGCGGTATCTGTGCAAAAACATGTCAGGCAGAGGCCATTGACTTCGATCAAAAGGACAGAATCGTCGAGTTGGATGTGGGGGCCATCATTATCGCCGCCGGATATGATGTATTCGACCCATCGCAGATCCCGGAATACCGGTACCGCGAAATCCCCAATGTGGTCACGGCCATCGAGTTTGAGAGACTCCTGAGTGCCAGCGGTCCCACGGGGGGTCACCTGGACCGTCCTTCAGACCGTGCGGTTGAGGCGGAAATCGAAGAATTGGAAAAAAGCGCTAATAAATCGCAGAAGGTCCTCTCCAAACTCGAAGAAAAATACGGGGAATCTTCTGCCGCGTTCTATGAGAAGTACCAATCCGGGGCATACCCGGACGATGAGGACCGGAAGAAGTGGGCTGACAAATATGCCGCCCATCTGGCCGTTGTGGAACCCCTTGAGGCGCTTAAGAAAAAGGCTGAGGGGTTCGACGTTGCCAAGAGGCTTGCCTTTATCCAGTGCGTGGGATCGCGGGATTTCAGATTTTACCCCTTCTGCTCCGGCTATTGCTGCATGCACTCCATAAAGGAGGCCATCATTGCCCATGAACACGGCCCCGAGACCACATCCACCATCTTCGGCATGGACATCCGTGCCGTGGGCAAGGGATTTGAGGAGTATAAGATACGCGGGGGCAATCACTCCAATATCACCTATGTGCGCGGCCGGGTGGCTGAGATCGCGGAGGGGCCAGACAACAACCCGGTGGTGATTTATGAGGACACCCGGGAGAGAAAGGTCAAGCGCCAGGAATTCGATATGGTGATTCTGGCCACTGCCTGCGCGCCTTCAAAGGGGATCGCCGCTCTTGCCGAAACCGTGGGCGTTGAGCTGGACAAGTACAGCTTCCTGAAGACCAGCCCCCTCTCTCCGGTGGACACCACCACCCCCGGCATCTTTGTGTGCGGCTGTGCAGAGTCGCCCATGGATGTGCCGGAATCGGTGGCCCAGGCGTCCAGCGCTGCGGAACGAGCCGCTGAAATCGCGTTTCAACCGGATTTAGAAAAGGAGAAAGCCGTTGCCTGA
- a CDS encoding FAD-dependent oxidoreductase, producing MTAENAQKVRGSVMVVGGGIAGMQASLDLADSGFFVHLVEKTPAIGGVMSQLDKTFPTNDCAMUIISPKLVEVGRHINIELHTCSQIQAIDGEKGDFTVTLHKTPRFIDADACTACGDCAAACPVVRPSEYDMALADRRATYKPYAQAIPGSFAIEKLDKAPCRMACPANLHVQGYVQMVKEGKYREAVEIIMRDLPLPGILGRVCPHPCEKSCRRLEVDESISIRELKRVAADHTDLSDIPVPEMEPKDDKVAIVGSGPAGLTAAYFLALQGYKVSIYEAMPEAGGMMRYGIPEHRLPRSVIDREIANLRRYGIEIHTQTAIGKDITIEELKDHGAKAVFLGAGAWKGLKLRVQGEEAQGVYDVTSFLRNVHLGDLKKIEGKAVIIGGGHSALDGARVALRLGADEVHIIYRRSLPEMLAEPEEVEEAQNEGIKIHFLVAPLKISNENGKVTGIECIRTRLTDPDTTGRRKPVPVEGSEFFIEAEHIIPAIGQEPDLDFLGKNLDVDISKWNLLTVNPETLQTSVPWIFAGGDAVTGPATVIEAVDAGKRAARYMAKFLQGETLPTEWQEEPPIGTNWVEIRDDEPTLHRMKAPTLPVEKRLSGFEEVNLLVDEETARAEAARCLNCGGCCECYECVKACKAQAVTFETHQQKEETVSIDVGSVILAPGFSPFDPSRFDTYQYAAFPNVVTSMEFERILSATGPFQGHLSRPSDHKEPSKIAFFQCVGSRDINQCDHAYCSSVCCMYAIKEAVIAKEHAAGDLDTAIFFMDMRTHGKDFDRYYNRAKDEAGVRFLRSRIHTINEDPETHDLIIQYADEGGAIQTETFDLIVLSVGLETPGSLVDMAERLDIQLDADHFVKTGTFQPVATSREGIYVCGAFQEPKDIPYSVMESSAAANETKGILSTARGTMVKEKTYPGERDVSTQAPRIGVFVCNCGTNIGGIVDVPKVAEYARTLPGVAYVEENLFTCSQDTQDKIRDVIEREGLNRVVVAACTPRTHEPLFQETLRDAGLNKYLFEMANIRNQCSWVHSKEKEKATEKSMDLVRMAVARAQLIQPLPQPTISVDNKALVIGGGITGMTAALGLADQGYHTYLIEESKELGGNALKLIDTWQGEDIAENVTHLVKKVMDHALIDVYTGSSIKASEGFVGNFETLISQNGSDLSLKHGAVVVAVGAEELRPTEYLYGQDDRVLTHLELDAAIKSASPKITGARAAVFIQCVGSREPDRPYCSKVCCTHSVKSALQLKKMNPEIDVYILYRDIRTYGQREALYREARRQGVIFIRYGLDRKPAVLKGTDAIAVTVKDPILNRDILINADLVILASAIVPRDNATLAQMFKLSLNQDGFFMEAHAKLRPVEFATEGVFLAGMAHYPKPIEESIAQAKAAASRASVVLSKEHITVEGVVSHINEVLCRGCGKCVDACPFSAVSLVEREGGKTVAFVQAALCKGCGSCAVACPTGAASIFHYDDQEVLHMVEAALN from the coding sequence ATGACAGCAGAAAATGCCCAGAAGGTCCGGGGTTCGGTGATGGTGGTCGGCGGCGGCATCGCCGGCATGCAGGCATCCCTGGACTTGGCAGATTCCGGCTTTTTTGTCCATCTGGTGGAAAAGACCCCTGCCATCGGCGGGGTCATGTCTCAACTGGACAAGACCTTCCCCACCAATGATTGCGCCATGTGAATCATCTCGCCGAAACTGGTCGAGGTCGGCCGGCACATCAATATTGAGCTTCACACATGTTCTCAGATCCAAGCGATCGACGGTGAAAAGGGTGATTTCACGGTAACACTGCACAAAACCCCGCGGTTTATCGATGCCGATGCATGCACTGCCTGTGGAGATTGTGCAGCGGCCTGTCCCGTTGTCAGGCCCAGCGAATACGACATGGCACTGGCGGACCGCCGGGCCACATACAAGCCATACGCCCAGGCCATTCCCGGGTCCTTTGCCATAGAAAAGCTGGATAAAGCCCCATGCAGGATGGCCTGCCCGGCCAACCTGCATGTGCAGGGTTATGTCCAAATGGTCAAGGAGGGCAAGTACAGGGAGGCGGTTGAAATCATCATGCGGGACCTGCCGCTTCCCGGAATACTGGGCCGTGTCTGCCCCCATCCCTGTGAAAAGAGCTGTCGGCGGTTGGAGGTGGATGAGTCCATCTCCATCAGGGAACTCAAGCGGGTGGCTGCTGACCACACCGACCTCAGCGACATCCCGGTACCGGAGATGGAACCGAAGGATGACAAGGTGGCCATAGTGGGTTCGGGGCCCGCGGGCCTTACGGCGGCGTACTTCTTAGCCCTTCAAGGCTACAAGGTCAGTATCTACGAGGCCATGCCCGAGGCCGGCGGCATGATGCGTTACGGGATCCCCGAGCACCGGCTGCCCCGTTCTGTCATAGATAGAGAAATCGCCAATCTCAGACGCTACGGAATTGAGATCCACACCCAAACCGCCATCGGCAAAGATATTACGATTGAAGAACTGAAAGACCATGGCGCCAAGGCCGTTTTCCTCGGGGCGGGGGCCTGGAAGGGGCTCAAGCTTCGCGTTCAGGGAGAAGAGGCCCAAGGGGTCTATGATGTCACCTCTTTTCTGAGAAATGTCCATCTGGGAGATCTGAAAAAAATCGAAGGAAAAGCGGTCATTATCGGCGGGGGCCATTCTGCCCTGGATGGCGCCCGGGTAGCGCTTCGACTGGGTGCGGACGAGGTTCACATTATTTATCGACGGTCGCTTCCGGAGATGCTGGCGGAACCGGAGGAGGTGGAGGAGGCACAGAATGAGGGCATCAAGATCCATTTCCTGGTTGCCCCCTTAAAGATTTCCAATGAAAACGGCAAGGTCACAGGGATTGAATGCATTCGCACCCGTCTCACGGATCCCGATACCACCGGTCGGCGGAAGCCTGTCCCGGTCGAAGGTTCCGAGTTTTTTATTGAGGCGGAACACATCATCCCTGCCATCGGACAGGAGCCCGACCTCGACTTTTTGGGCAAAAATCTGGATGTGGACATCTCCAAATGGAATCTCCTGACGGTCAACCCCGAAACCCTGCAGACGAGCGTACCCTGGATATTTGCCGGCGGAGATGCGGTGACCGGACCTGCCACGGTAATTGAAGCCGTGGACGCAGGCAAGCGTGCCGCCCGATATATGGCCAAATTCCTGCAGGGAGAAACGCTTCCCACGGAATGGCAGGAAGAACCCCCCATCGGAACCAACTGGGTGGAAATCCGGGATGATGAACCGACCCTCCATCGCATGAAGGCCCCCACCCTCCCGGTGGAGAAACGGCTTTCCGGTTTTGAGGAGGTCAATCTCCTGGTGGATGAGGAGACGGCCAGGGCCGAAGCAGCCCGCTGCCTCAACTGCGGGGGATGTTGTGAATGTTACGAATGCGTCAAGGCCTGCAAGGCCCAGGCGGTCACCTTTGAGACCCATCAACAGAAGGAGGAGACCGTTTCAATCGATGTAGGATCAGTAATACTGGCCCCGGGCTTTTCCCCGTTTGATCCCAGCCGGTTTGACACCTACCAGTATGCGGCCTTTCCGAATGTGGTCACCAGCATGGAGTTTGAGCGGATACTGAGCGCCACCGGTCCCTTCCAAGGACACCTGTCCAGGCCTTCGGACCACAAAGAACCGTCCAAAATTGCCTTTTTCCAATGCGTCGGATCCAGAGACATCAACCAATGCGACCACGCCTATTGCTCTTCTGTCTGCTGTATGTATGCCATCAAGGAGGCCGTGATCGCCAAGGAACATGCTGCGGGAGACCTGGACACGGCCATCTTTTTCATGGATATGCGCACCCACGGAAAGGACTTTGACCGGTACTACAACCGCGCCAAGGATGAGGCCGGGGTCCGGTTCCTCCGTTCCAGGATCCACACCATCAACGAGGATCCTGAAACCCATGACCTGATCATCCAGTATGCCGATGAGGGGGGCGCGATACAGACCGAGACATTTGATCTGATCGTGCTGTCGGTGGGGCTGGAAACCCCCGGATCTCTCGTGGACATGGCAGAACGCCTGGATATCCAATTGGACGCAGATCACTTTGTCAAGACCGGAACCTTCCAACCGGTCGCCACCTCCCGCGAAGGGATCTATGTGTGCGGCGCGTTTCAGGAACCCAAGGACATCCCCTATTCGGTCATGGAGTCAAGCGCCGCAGCCAATGAAACCAAAGGGATCCTATCCACTGCCCGGGGGACGATGGTCAAGGAAAAGACCTATCCCGGGGAACGGGATGTGTCGACACAAGCGCCCCGCATCGGCGTCTTTGTGTGCAACTGCGGCACCAACATCGGCGGCATCGTGGATGTGCCCAAGGTGGCTGAATACGCCCGCACCCTGCCGGGCGTCGCCTATGTGGAGGAGAACCTCTTCACGTGCTCCCAGGATACCCAGGACAAAATCAGAGACGTCATCGAGAGAGAGGGATTGAACCGGGTCGTGGTCGCCGCCTGCACCCCAAGGACCCATGAACCCCTGTTCCAGGAAACCCTCAGAGACGCAGGGTTGAACAAATATCTCTTTGAAATGGCCAATATCCGGAACCAGTGTTCGTGGGTCCATTCCAAGGAGAAGGAGAAGGCCACGGAAAAGTCGATGGATCTGGTGCGCATGGCCGTTGCCAGGGCCCAGTTGATCCAGCCTCTCCCCCAGCCGACCATTTCTGTGGACAACAAGGCCCTGGTCATCGGGGGCGGGATTACCGGCATGACCGCGGCCCTGGGTCTGGCCGACCAGGGGTATCACACCTACCTGATCGAAGAGTCGAAGGAATTGGGTGGAAATGCCCTGAAACTCATTGACACCTGGCAGGGAGAAGATATTGCCGAGAACGTCACGCACCTGGTCAAGAAAGTCATGGATCATGCCTTGATTGACGTTTACACCGGGTCTTCCATCAAGGCATCTGAAGGATTCGTGGGAAACTTCGAGACCCTTATTTCACAAAACGGTTCCGACCTGTCGCTGAAGCATGGGGCCGTTGTCGTGGCCGTGGGCGCCGAGGAATTGAGGCCCACAGAATATCTCTATGGACAGGATGATCGGGTCCTGACCCACCTGGAGCTGGATGCGGCCATAAAGTCGGCATCCCCAAAGATCACGGGGGCCAGGGCGGCGGTCTTCATCCAGTGTGTGGGATCGAGGGAACCGGACAGGCCCTATTGCTCGAAGGTATGCTGCACCCACTCCGTGAAATCCGCCCTCCAATTGAAAAAAATGAACCCGGAAATTGACGTCTATATCCTTTACCGGGATATCCGCACCTATGGCCAGAGGGAAGCCCTTTACAGGGAGGCCAGAAGACAGGGCGTCATCTTTATCCGGTATGGTCTCGACCGGAAACCAGCCGTTCTAAAGGGGACGGATGCAATAGCCGTCACGGTCAAAGACCCTATCCTGAACCGGGATATCCTTATCAACGCCGATCTGGTCATATTGGCCTCGGCCATTGTTCCCCGTGACAACGCCACCCTTGCCCAGATGTTCAAGCTGTCCCTCAATCAGGACGGTTTCTTCATGGAGGCCCACGCCAAGCTGCGGCCTGTTGAATTCGCCACAGAGGGCGTTTTCCTGGCCGGGATGGCCCACTATCCAAAACCGATCGAGGAGAGCATTGCCCAGGCCAAGGCAGCTGCCTCGAGGGCCTCTGTGGTGCTCTCCAAAGAACATATTACTGTTGAAGGGGTGGTCTCCCACATCAACGAGGTCCTTTGCCGGGGCTGCGGCAAGTGCGTGGATGCCTGTCCCTTCAGTGCCGTCTCCCTGGTGGAGCGAGAAGGGGGCAAGACCGTGGCATTCGTGCAGGCGGCCCTCTGCAAGGGGTGCGGTTCCTGTGCCGTGGCTTGTCCCACAGGAGCGGCGTCCATATTCCACTATGATGATCAGGAAGTGCTGCACATGGTGGAAGCGGCCCTAAATTGA
- a CDS encoding (Fe-S)-binding protein: MTAIAELIDVTQTYFCLDCGVCTGSCPVARVFPDFSPRQIIERSLYELEAPSDDTIWSCLTCAQCSVRCPANIDFPEFVRLMRDEAHAQGFDGVPAHNGMLQTITAIQTGDVVQNRNFWVEDGKTAETGDLFYFVGCRPYFDVVFRDIDAGSIDSARNVLKILNACGETPVVSNAERCCGHDALWNGDEEKFKKLAELNLKTIRDSGAKQVVFSCPEGYYTFKHFYPKYFGELGFEPIHILDLLARKVEEGVIEFEEKQEQVTYHDPCRLGRLAGIYDAPRSLLKAIPGITLTEMPRSRENGVCCGTTGWMNCSSCSKEIQMERLKEAGSTGAGTLITACPKCQIHFRCAKAAFDLDIEINDLFDTIAEQIKG, translated from the coding sequence ATGACTGCAATAGCTGAACTGATTGACGTCACACAGACCTACTTCTGTCTTGACTGCGGGGTATGCACGGGGTCCTGCCCTGTTGCCAGGGTGTTTCCCGATTTTTCCCCCAGACAGATCATCGAGCGTTCCCTTTACGAACTGGAGGCGCCTTCCGACGACACCATCTGGAGCTGCCTGACCTGTGCCCAGTGCAGCGTACGGTGTCCTGCCAACATCGATTTCCCCGAATTCGTCCGCCTGATGCGGGACGAGGCCCATGCCCAGGGATTCGACGGGGTCCCGGCCCACAATGGAATGCTCCAGACCATTACCGCCATCCAGACAGGAGACGTTGTCCAGAACCGGAATTTCTGGGTTGAGGATGGAAAGACCGCCGAAACCGGGGACCTGTTCTATTTTGTGGGGTGCCGTCCCTATTTTGACGTGGTGTTCCGGGATATCGATGCCGGTTCCATCGACAGCGCCCGGAATGTGCTTAAGATCCTGAACGCCTGTGGCGAAACGCCGGTGGTGAGCAATGCGGAACGATGCTGCGGGCATGACGCCCTCTGGAACGGGGACGAGGAAAAGTTCAAGAAACTGGCTGAATTGAACCTCAAGACGATTCGGGACTCTGGTGCCAAACAGGTGGTTTTCAGTTGCCCTGAGGGATATTACACCTTCAAACACTTTTATCCCAAATACTTTGGCGAATTGGGTTTCGAACCGATCCATATCCTTGACCTTCTGGCCAGGAAGGTGGAGGAGGGGGTCATTGAATTTGAAGAAAAACAGGAACAGGTGACCTATCATGACCCCTGCAGGCTGGGAAGGCTGGCCGGTATTTATGACGCTCCCCGCAGTCTCCTGAAGGCCATTCCCGGTATTACGCTTACGGAGATGCCCCGTTCCCGGGAGAACGGCGTATGCTGCGGGACCACCGGATGGATGAATTGCTCCAGTTGTTCAAAGGAGATACAGATGGAACGTCTCAAGGAGGCGGGCAGCACCGGCGCAGGCACTCTGATAACGGCATGCCCCAAGTGCCAGATCCATTTCCGTTGCGCCAAGGCCGCGTTTGACCTGGATATAGAGATCAATGATCTCTTTGATACCATTGCCGAACAGATCAAGGGATAG
- a CDS encoding CoB--CoM heterodisulfide reductase iron-sulfur subunit A family protein: MEELGDYAETLPHVTFVQRNLYTCSEGGINEIKKGIKEQNLNRVVVASCTPRTHEPLFRSSCGEAGLNPYLFEMVNIRDQCSWVHMKEEENGTNKAKDLIRMGVAKAALLEPQEVIISEVQVRALVIGGGISGMTAALALATRGYEVVLVEKEEALGGMLNRLNRLGPTMTPASDFAAEKVRAVTDHPNITVFTHAKVAEVQGFIGKYKVDIETESGVKNIDIGVIIVATGARAFVPEGLYHYDGKRVITQFEMETLLKEGLNPDIKNVVMIQCVGSRNEERAYCSRICCQTAVKNAMLIREQNPDAKVSILYRDMQMYGVENEEMFRDSKAGGVRYMYYDPERPPQVEPDKVRTYHALLGREIELPADLVVLSTPLVSQEDAEITSRLLRVPIDKNGFFLEGHVKLKPLDFATDGIFLCGSARFPANIREAVAQGLGAASRASIPLSKGSVVVEPIISVLADEDACRGCGLCVALCPYGALEIQRTETGRKVHVIDVACKGCGVCAATCYQHALSINSFTDRQIRSQLEAYLG, encoded by the coding sequence ATGGAGGAACTGGGGGATTATGCCGAGACGCTCCCCCACGTGACCTTTGTGCAGAGAAATCTCTATACCTGCTCGGAGGGCGGCATCAATGAGATTAAAAAAGGGATAAAAGAGCAGAATCTTAACCGGGTGGTGGTCGCCTCCTGCACCCCACGGACCCATGAACCCCTCTTCCGGAGCTCCTGCGGTGAGGCCGGACTCAACCCGTATCTCTTTGAGATGGTCAACATTCGGGACCAGTGCTCCTGGGTTCATATGAAGGAGGAGGAGAACGGCACCAATAAGGCCAAGGATCTTATCAGGATGGGTGTGGCCAAGGCCGCCCTGCTGGAACCTCAGGAAGTGATTATATCCGAGGTCCAGGTCCGGGCACTCGTGATCGGCGGCGGCATTTCCGGTATGACCGCGGCCCTCGCCCTCGCCACCAGGGGGTATGAAGTGGTCCTGGTTGAGAAGGAAGAGGCCTTGGGGGGGATGCTGAACCGACTGAACCGGCTGGGGCCCACCATGACGCCGGCAAGTGATTTTGCAGCAGAAAAGGTTCGGGCCGTGACCGATCATCCCAATATTACGGTGTTCACCCATGCCAAGGTTGCCGAGGTCCAGGGATTCATCGGCAAGTATAAGGTGGACATTGAAACTGAATCGGGCGTCAAGAATATCGATATCGGCGTAATCATCGTTGCCACCGGGGCCCGCGCCTTTGTGCCGGAGGGTCTTTACCATTACGATGGAAAACGCGTGATAACCCAGTTCGAGATGGAAACGCTTCTCAAGGAGGGATTGAACCCTGATATCAAGAACGTCGTCATGATCCAGTGTGTGGGAAGCCGCAATGAAGAAAGGGCCTACTGCTCCAGAATCTGTTGTCAGACCGCTGTCAAGAACGCCATGCTTATCAGGGAACAGAACCCGGACGCAAAGGTTTCCATCCTTTACCGGGACATGCAGATGTATGGCGTGGAAAATGAAGAGATGTTCCGGGATTCCAAGGCCGGGGGGGTCCGGTATATGTACTACGATCCTGAGAGACCCCCTCAGGTGGAACCTGACAAGGTCCGAACATATCACGCCCTCCTGGGGCGCGAGATAGAACTACCCGCCGATCTTGTCGTCCTTTCCACCCCTCTTGTCTCACAGGAAGACGCCGAGATCACCTCCCGGCTCCTCCGGGTCCCCATTGATAAAAACGGGTTTTTCCTGGAGGGACATGTCAAACTGAAACCGCTCGATTTCGCCACGGACGGCATCTTTCTCTGCGGCAGCGCCCGGTTTCCGGCCAATATCCGAGAGGCCGTGGCACAGGGCCTGGGCGCCGCCTCCAGGGCATCCATCCCCCTGTCCAAGGGATCGGTGGTGGTGGAGCCGATTATATCGGTGCTGGCCGATGAGGATGCCTGCCGCGGGTGCGGGCTGTGCGTGGCCCTCTGCCCTTACGGGGCACTGGAGATTCAGCGTACGGAAACGGGGAGAAAGGTCCATGTGATAGACGTGGCCTGCAAGGGATGCGGCGTCTGCGCTGCCACATGTTACCAGCACGCCTTGTCCATAAACTCCTTCACGGACCGGCAGATCAGGTCCCAGCTGGAAGCGTACTTGGGTTGA
- a CDS encoding hydrogenase iron-sulfur subunit, with the protein MFHMTEELIKILGIDAGRLRLEWISSAEGTRFAEVAREFTEQVRALGPSALKEAA; encoded by the coding sequence ATGTTCCATATGACCGAGGAGTTGATCAAGATTCTCGGAATTGATGCGGGAAGACTTCGCCTGGAATGGATTTCTTCTGCCGAAGGGACGCGCTTTGCCGAGGTCGCGAGAGAATTCACGGAACAGGTGCGGGCGCTCGGCCCCTCCGCCCTGAAAGAGGCGGCTTGA
- a CDS encoding hydrogenase iron-sulfur subunit: MSQEFSPKIVAFACNWCAYSAADLAGVSRFQYPPNMRIIRVMCSGRINPNFILKAFQKGADGVLVSG; the protein is encoded by the coding sequence ATGTCTCAGGAGTTTAGCCCAAAAATCGTCGCCTTTGCCTGTAACTGGTGTGCGTATTCGGCTGCTGACCTTGCAGGCGTCAGCCGGTTTCAGTATCCGCCCAATATGCGGATTATCCGGGTCATGTGTTCGGGCCGGATCAACCCTAATTTCATCCTCAAGGCATTTCAGAAGGGCGCCGACGGCGTACTGGTGTCAGGGTGA